A region from the Chionomys nivalis chromosome 22, mChiNiv1.1, whole genome shotgun sequence genome encodes:
- the LOC130864380 gene encoding golgin subfamily A member 2-like, with product MEERAQLETHVGQLLESLKQLQMERDQYAETLKGESAMWQQRVQQMAEQVHTLKEEKEHRESQVQELEASLAELRSQTEEPPPPQPPAGPSEVEERLQGEVEQLQKELEKLTGPGTGQREPEPPEPGAGGAAAGAGAGRRALE from the exons ATGGAGGAGAGGGCTCAGCTGGAGACCCACGTAGGCCAG CTGCTGGAGTCGCTGAAACAGCTCCAGATGGAGAGAGACCAGTATGCAGAGACCCTGAAAGGAGAGAGTGCCATGTGGCAGCAGAGGGTGCAGCAGATGGCAGAGCAG GTGCACAcactgaaggaagagaaggaacacAGAGAAAGTCAGGTacaggagttggaggccagcttggcgGAACTCAGGAGTCAGACGG AGGAGCCACCACCCCCACAGCCTCCAGCTGGGCCCTCCGAGGTGGAAGAGCGGCTGCAGGGAGAGGTTGAGCAGCTGCAGAAGGAACTGGAGAAGCTGACGGGCCCAGGTACAGGACAACGAGAGCCTGAGCCTCCTGAACCGGGAGCAGGAGGAGCGGCTGCTGGAGCTGGAGCGGGCCGCAGAGCGCTGGAGTGA